In one Pseudomonas sp. MM211 genomic region, the following are encoded:
- the hflD gene encoding high frequency lysogenization protein HflD: MNPTQEQLIALGAVFQAAVMVDKIAKTGQAAESEVTCLIGSLLVRDAKGTLDVFGGDDLNLREGYRAMVSALERDPTSLQREPLRYALALLGLERQLDKRGDLLQLMGGRLDQIQNQAEHFGIGHENVISSCGALYQDTISTFKQRIQVQGDSRFLQQPANASKIRALLLAGIRAGRLWRQLGGHRWQLVFSRRKLLRELYPMLRN, encoded by the coding sequence ATGAACCCGACACAAGAACAACTGATCGCGCTCGGTGCGGTGTTTCAGGCCGCTGTGATGGTCGACAAGATCGCCAAGACCGGCCAGGCCGCCGAAAGCGAAGTGACCTGCCTGATTGGTAGCCTGCTGGTACGTGACGCCAAGGGCACTCTGGATGTTTTTGGCGGTGACGACCTCAACCTTCGAGAAGGTTACCGCGCCATGGTCAGCGCGCTGGAACGCGACCCCACCAGCCTGCAGCGCGAGCCGCTGCGCTATGCCCTCGCCCTGCTGGGACTGGAACGCCAGCTCGACAAACGTGGCGACCTCCTGCAATTGATGGGCGGGCGCCTGGATCAGATCCAGAATCAAGCCGAACACTTCGGCATTGGCCATGAGAACGTGATCTCCTCATGCGGTGCGCTGTATCAGGACACCATCAGCACCTTCAAGCAGCGCATTCAGGTGCAAGGCGACAGCCGCTTTCTGCAGCAGCCTGCCAATGCCTCGAAAATCCGCGCCCTGCTGCTCGCCGGCATCCGCGCAGGCCGCTTGTGGCGACAGCTCGGCGGTCATCGCTGGCAACTGGTGTTTAGCCGCCGCAAATTGCTGAGAGAGCTGTACCCAATGCTGCGCAACTAA
- the mnmA gene encoding tRNA 2-thiouridine(34) synthase MnmA yields the protein MQDPATQRVIVGMSGGVDSSVSALLLLEQGYQVEGLFMKNWDEDDGTEYCTAMDDLADAQAVCDRIGIKLHTANFAAEYWDNVFEHFLAEYKAGRTPNPDILCNREIKFKAFLDYALMLGADLIATGHYVRRRDIDGRSELLKGLDPNKDQSYFLHAVGGEQIGRTLFPVGELEKPQVRAIAEKYELATAKKKDSTGICFIGERRFSDFLKQYLPAQPGNIETTEGEVIGKHHGLMYHTIGQRQGLGIGGLKDASDEPWYVLHKDLTRNVLVVGQGNEHPWLFSRALNASQIYWVNPIELDAPRQLTAKVRYRQADQTCTLERSAAGYRATFEQPQRAVTPGQSVVFYDGDICLGGGVIESAEPWSEGAPR from the coding sequence ATGCAAGATCCAGCCACTCAGCGCGTAATCGTCGGCATGTCCGGCGGCGTCGACTCCTCCGTATCGGCCCTGCTGTTGCTCGAGCAGGGTTATCAGGTCGAAGGCCTGTTCATGAAGAACTGGGACGAGGACGACGGCACCGAATACTGTACCGCCATGGACGACCTGGCAGACGCCCAGGCCGTTTGCGACCGCATCGGCATCAAACTGCATACCGCCAACTTCGCGGCCGAGTACTGGGACAACGTGTTCGAACACTTCCTGGCCGAGTACAAGGCTGGACGCACGCCGAACCCGGACATCCTCTGCAACCGTGAAATCAAGTTCAAGGCGTTCCTCGACTACGCCCTGATGCTTGGTGCCGACCTGATCGCTACCGGCCACTATGTGCGTCGCCGTGATATCGACGGGCGCAGCGAGCTGCTCAAGGGCCTCGACCCGAACAAGGATCAGAGCTACTTCCTGCACGCCGTTGGCGGTGAGCAGATCGGCAGGACGCTATTCCCCGTCGGCGAGCTGGAAAAGCCTCAAGTACGCGCTATCGCCGAAAAATACGAGCTGGCCACTGCCAAAAAGAAAGACTCCACCGGCATCTGCTTCATCGGAGAGCGGCGCTTCAGCGACTTCCTCAAGCAGTACCTACCGGCGCAGCCGGGTAATATCGAAACCACCGAGGGCGAGGTTATCGGCAAGCACCACGGCCTCATGTACCACACCATTGGCCAGCGCCAAGGCCTGGGCATTGGTGGGCTGAAAGATGCCAGCGATGAGCCTTGGTATGTACTGCACAAGGATCTGACCCGCAATGTGCTGGTGGTCGGTCAGGGCAACGAACACCCATGGCTGTTTTCCCGCGCCCTCAATGCCTCGCAGATCTATTGGGTCAACCCGATTGAGCTGGATGCACCGCGTCAGCTGACGGCCAAGGTGCGCTACCGCCAGGCAGACCAGACCTGCACGCTGGAGCGCAGCGCAGCGGGTTACCGGGCCACGTTCGAGCAGCCGCAGCGCGCGGTTACGCCCGGACAGTCCGTGGTTTTTTACGATGGTGATATCTGTCTTGGCGGTGGCGTGATCGAAAGCGCCGAGCCCTGGAGCGAGGGCGCCCCACGATGA
- a CDS encoding NUDIX hydrolase translates to MAWHAHVTVATIVEHNGRFLFVEELKGGRLVLNQPAGHLEPRESLLQAAVRETLEETGCDVELTGVTGIYLYTAPSNGVTYQRICFTANLLEHHPERALDSDISGIRWLNHEELKAESDHLRSELVMRCLDDYLAGARFPLSLIHEPM, encoded by the coding sequence ATGGCCTGGCATGCACACGTCACCGTTGCGACGATAGTCGAGCACAACGGGCGCTTTCTGTTCGTCGAAGAACTCAAGGGCGGGCGCCTGGTACTCAACCAGCCCGCCGGCCATCTGGAACCACGGGAAAGCCTGCTGCAGGCCGCAGTACGCGAAACCCTGGAAGAGACCGGCTGCGATGTCGAGCTGACCGGTGTTACTGGTATCTACCTGTACACCGCACCGAGTAATGGCGTGACCTATCAACGCATCTGCTTCACCGCCAACCTGCTCGAGCATCATCCCGAGCGTGCGCTGGACAGCGACATCAGCGGCATTCGCTGGCTCAACCATGAAGAGCTGAAGGCTGAGTCCGATCATCTGCGCAGTGAGCTGGTGATGCGTTGCCTGGATGATTACCTGGCGGGTGCCCGCTTTCCCCTCAGCCTCATTCACGAACCGATGTAA
- a CDS encoding NADP-dependent isocitrate dehydrogenase, giving the protein MTTRSKIIYTLTDEAPALATYSLLPVVKAFTASSDIAVETRDISLAGRILALFPEFLTDAQKQGDHLAELGALATTPEANIIKLPNISASVPQLKAAIKELQSQGYALPDYPDTGDSDEARDIRSRYDKVKGSAVNPVLREGNSDRRAPLSVKNYARKHPHKMGAWSADSKSHVAHMESGDFYGSEKATLIDAKGSVKIELIGTDGTATVLKEKTSVLANEVLDCSVLSKKALRSFIAAEIEDAKKQGVLFSVHLKATMMKVSDPIIFGQIVAEFYKAALEKHAAALQEVGFNLNNGIGDLYSSIKKLPADKQAEIEADINAVYADRPALAMVNSDKGITNLHVPSDVIVDASMPAMIRDSGRMWNTAGELQDAKAVIPDRCYAGIYQVVIEDCKANGAFNPTTMGSVPNVGLMAQKAEEYGSHDKTFQIQANGVVRVSDANGKVLMEQSVEEGDIFRMCQTKDEPIQDWVKLAVNRARLSDTPAVFWLDPARAHDAEMIKKVEQYLKDHDTSGLDIRVLAPVEAIKFSLARIREGKDTISVTGNVLRDYLTDLFPIMELGTSAKMLSIVPLMNGGGLFETGAGGSAPKHVQQLVEENFLRWDSLGEFLALAASLEHLGNTYDNPKALVLSKTLDQATGQFLDTDKSPARKVGGIDNRGSHFYLALYWAQALAAQSEDAALQAQFAPLAKTLSDNEAKIVAELGAVQGKPAEIGGYYAPNKELTEKVMRPSATLNAALASLV; this is encoded by the coding sequence ATGACCACACGCTCGAAGATTATCTACACCCTCACCGACGAAGCCCCTGCGCTTGCGACCTACTCCCTGCTCCCCGTCGTCAAAGCGTTCACTGCCTCTTCGGATATCGCCGTCGAAACCCGCGACATCTCGCTGGCCGGCCGTATCCTGGCACTTTTCCCCGAGTTTCTGACCGATGCTCAGAAACAGGGTGATCACCTGGCCGAGCTGGGCGCACTGGCTACCACGCCAGAAGCCAACATCATCAAGCTGCCGAACATCAGCGCCTCTGTTCCACAGTTGAAGGCCGCAATCAAAGAATTGCAGAGCCAGGGTTACGCCCTGCCGGATTACCCGGACACTGGCGACAGCGACGAAGCGCGCGACATTCGCAGCCGTTACGACAAGGTCAAGGGCAGCGCCGTTAACCCGGTACTGCGTGAAGGCAACTCCGACCGTCGCGCCCCGCTGTCGGTCAAGAACTACGCCCGCAAGCACCCGCACAAGATGGGCGCCTGGAGCGCTGACTCCAAGTCCCACGTGGCACACATGGAGAGCGGCGATTTCTACGGCAGCGAAAAGGCTACCCTGATCGATGCCAAAGGCAGCGTGAAGATCGAACTGATCGGCACCGATGGCACCGCCACCGTGCTGAAAGAGAAAACCTCGGTTCTGGCCAACGAAGTCCTGGATTGCTCGGTGCTGAGCAAGAAGGCACTGCGCAGCTTCATCGCCGCAGAGATCGAAGACGCCAAGAAACAGGGCGTACTGTTCTCGGTTCACCTGAAGGCCACCATGATGAAGGTCTCCGACCCGATCATCTTCGGCCAGATCGTTGCCGAGTTCTACAAGGCCGCCCTCGAGAAGCACGCTGCTGCCCTGCAGGAAGTCGGTTTCAACCTGAACAACGGTATCGGCGACCTGTACTCCAGCATCAAGAAGCTGCCCGCTGACAAGCAGGCCGAGATCGAAGCCGACATCAACGCTGTTTACGCCGATCGTCCGGCGCTGGCGATGGTCAACTCCGACAAGGGCATCACCAACCTGCACGTGCCGAGCGACGTGATCGTCGACGCCTCGATGCCAGCCATGATTCGCGACTCGGGCCGCATGTGGAACACCGCAGGCGAGCTGCAAGACGCCAAGGCTGTGATTCCGGATCGTTGCTACGCCGGCATCTACCAAGTGGTCATCGAGGACTGCAAGGCCAATGGTGCCTTCAACCCGACCACCATGGGCAGCGTGCCGAACGTTGGCCTGATGGCGCAGAAAGCCGAAGAGTACGGTTCCCACGACAAGACGTTCCAGATCCAGGCCAATGGCGTGGTTCGCGTCAGCGATGCCAATGGCAAAGTGCTGATGGAACAGTCGGTCGAGGAAGGCGATATCTTCCGTATGTGCCAGACCAAGGACGAGCCGATCCAGGATTGGGTCAAGCTGGCCGTCAACCGTGCACGCCTGAGCGACACCCCTGCGGTGTTCTGGCTGGATCCGGCACGTGCGCATGACGCCGAAATGATCAAGAAGGTCGAGCAGTACCTGAAGGATCACGACACCAGCGGCCTGGACATCCGCGTCCTCGCACCCGTCGAAGCCATCAAGTTCTCCCTGGCACGCATCCGCGAAGGCAAGGACACCATCTCAGTGACCGGCAACGTGCTGCGCGACTACCTGACCGACTTGTTCCCGATCATGGAGCTGGGCACCAGCGCCAAGATGCTGTCGATCGTGCCGCTGATGAATGGCGGTGGTTTGTTCGAAACCGGCGCTGGCGGTTCCGCGCCGAAGCACGTACAGCAACTGGTCGAGGAAAACTTCCTGCGCTGGGATTCGTTGGGTGAGTTCCTGGCTCTGGCTGCTTCCCTGGAGCACCTGGGCAACACCTACGACAATCCGAAGGCACTGGTACTGAGCAAGACCCTTGACCAGGCCACCGGCCAGTTCCTCGACACCGACAAGTCGCCAGCGCGCAAGGTCGGCGGTATCGACAACCGTGGCAGCCACTTCTACCTGGCGCTGTACTGGGCTCAGGCTCTGGCAGCACAGAGCGAAGACGCCGCACTGCAAGCGCAGTTCGCGCCACTGGCCAAGACCCTGAGCGACAACGAAGCCAAGATCGTTGCCGAACTGGGTGCGGTACAGGGCAAGCCGGCTGAAATCGGCGGCTACTACGCGCCGAACAAGGAGCTGACCGAAAAAGTCATGCGTCCAAGCGCGACCCTCAACGCAGCACTGGCCTCTCTGGTCTGA
- the cspD gene encoding cold shock domain-containing protein CspD: MLSGKVKWFNNAKGYGFILADGRDEDLFAHYSAIQMDGYKTLKAGQAVSFDIIQGPKGLHAVNISAAQAASEVTTTTATSRVRGETVEV; this comes from the coding sequence ATGCTAAGTGGTAAGGTCAAGTGGTTCAACAACGCCAAGGGCTATGGGTTCATCCTGGCCGATGGCCGAGATGAGGACCTGTTCGCCCATTATTCGGCCATCCAGATGGACGGGTACAAGACCCTGAAAGCCGGACAAGCCGTGAGCTTCGATATTATTCAAGGCCCCAAGGGCCTCCACGCCGTGAATATCAGCGCTGCCCAGGCGGCTTCTGAAGTTACTACCACCACCGCCACCAGTAGAGTGCGCGGGGAGACGGTCGAGGTTTGA
- the clpS gene encoding ATP-dependent Clp protease adapter ClpS: MHASSQIRLTFNQDRPAPHEDDSSGLAVEESKPALQAPPLYKVILFNDDYTPMDFVVEILETFFSLNREVATRIMLTVHTEGRAVCGLYTRDIAETKATQVNQYARESQHPLLCEIEKDG, from the coding sequence ATGCATGCAAGTAGCCAGATTCGACTAACATTCAATCAGGATCGACCCGCACCGCATGAGGACGACTCTTCAGGCCTGGCCGTCGAGGAATCCAAGCCGGCATTGCAGGCGCCTCCGCTTTATAAGGTGATCTTGTTCAATGATGACTACACCCCCATGGATTTCGTGGTCGAGATACTCGAGACCTTCTTCAGCCTCAATCGGGAGGTGGCGACCAGAATCATGTTGACCGTGCATACCGAAGGTCGCGCCGTTTGCGGTCTCTATACCCGCGATATCGCTGAGACCAAGGCCACACAGGTCAATCAATACGCGCGGGAAAGTCAGCATCCATTACTCTGTGAAATCGAGAAGGACGGTTAA
- the clpA gene encoding ATP-dependent Clp protease ATP-binding subunit ClpA: MLNRELEVTLNLAFKEARANRHEFMTVEHLLLALLDNEAAASVLRACGANLDKLRNDLQEFIDSTTPLIAQHDEERETQPTLGFQRVLQRAVFHVQSSGKREVTGANVLVAIFSEQESQAVFLLKQQSVARIDVVNFIAHGISKVPGQGASPDAEQEMQDEEGGESSSSSNPLDAYASNLNELARQGRIDPLVGRENEVERVAQILARRRKNNPLLVGEAGVGKTAIAEGLAKRIVDNQVPDLLADAVVYSLDLGALLAGTKYRGDFEKRLKALLTELRKRPHAILFIDEIHTIIGAGAASGGVMDASNLLKPALSSGEIRCIGSTTFQEFRGIFEKDRALARRFQKVDVVEPSVEDTIGILRGLKGRFEQHHDIEYSDEALRAAAELASRYINDRHMPDKAIDVIDEAGAYQRLQPQDKRLKRIDVPQVEDIVAKIARIPPKHVSSSDKELLRNLERDLKLTVFGQDAAIDSLATAIKLSRAGLKAPDKPVGSFLFAGPTGVGKTEAARQLSKALGVELVRFDMSEYMERHTVSRLIGAPPGYVGFDQGGLLTEAITKQPHCVLLLDEIEKAHPEVFNLLLQVMDHGTLTDNNGRKADFRNVILIMTTNAGAETAARASIGFTYQDHSSDAMEVIKKSFTPEFRNRLDTIIQFGRLSHETIKSIVDKFLIELQAQLEDKRVMLEVSNAARDWLAEQGYDVQMGARPMSRLIQDRIKRPLAEEILFGELAEHGGTVHVDLDNGELTFDYETTAEMA; this comes from the coding sequence ATGTTAAATCGAGAGCTCGAAGTCACCCTCAACCTTGCCTTCAAGGAGGCGCGAGCCAACCGTCATGAATTCATGACGGTTGAGCACCTTCTGCTGGCTCTTTTGGATAACGAAGCAGCAGCCAGTGTGTTGCGCGCTTGCGGTGCAAACCTGGACAAGCTGCGCAACGATCTGCAGGAATTCATCGACTCTACGACCCCGCTGATTGCACAGCATGATGAAGAACGTGAAACCCAGCCGACACTGGGCTTCCAGCGCGTTCTGCAGCGTGCGGTGTTCCATGTGCAAAGCTCCGGCAAGCGTGAAGTGACTGGCGCCAACGTACTGGTCGCGATCTTCAGTGAGCAGGAAAGCCAGGCCGTGTTCCTGCTCAAGCAGCAGAGCGTGGCGCGCATCGATGTGGTCAATTTCATTGCCCACGGCATTTCCAAGGTGCCAGGCCAAGGAGCATCGCCGGACGCCGAGCAGGAAATGCAGGACGAAGAGGGCGGTGAGTCCTCGTCTTCCAGCAACCCGCTGGATGCCTACGCCAGCAACCTGAACGAACTGGCGCGTCAGGGCCGTATCGATCCGCTGGTCGGCCGTGAGAATGAAGTCGAGCGTGTGGCGCAGATTCTCGCCCGGCGTCGCAAGAACAACCCACTACTGGTCGGTGAGGCGGGCGTCGGCAAGACGGCCATCGCCGAAGGGCTGGCCAAGCGCATCGTCGACAATCAGGTACCTGATCTGCTCGCCGACGCGGTGGTCTACTCCCTCGACCTGGGTGCACTGCTGGCAGGCACCAAGTACCGTGGCGATTTCGAGAAGCGCCTCAAGGCACTGCTCACCGAGCTGCGTAAGCGCCCGCATGCGATTCTGTTCATCGACGAGATCCACACCATCATCGGTGCCGGCGCAGCATCGGGTGGCGTCATGGACGCGTCCAATCTGCTCAAGCCGGCGCTGTCGTCGGGCGAGATCCGTTGCATCGGCTCCACCACCTTCCAGGAGTTCCGCGGCATCTTCGAGAAGGATCGCGCCCTGGCGCGGCGCTTCCAGAAGGTCGACGTGGTCGAGCCCTCGGTGGAAGACACCATCGGTATCCTCAGGGGTCTCAAGGGGCGCTTCGAGCAGCACCATGACATCGAGTACAGCGATGAGGCTTTGCGCGCCGCTGCCGAGCTGGCCTCGCGCTACATCAACGATCGGCATATGCCCGACAAGGCGATCGACGTGATCGACGAGGCGGGTGCCTATCAGCGCCTGCAGCCGCAGGACAAGCGCCTCAAACGCATCGACGTCCCGCAGGTCGAAGACATCGTTGCCAAGATCGCGCGGATTCCGCCAAAGCACGTCAGCAGCTCCGACAAGGAATTGCTGCGTAATCTGGAACGCGACTTGAAACTGACCGTATTCGGTCAGGACGCTGCCATCGATTCGCTGGCCACTGCCATCAAGCTGTCACGCGCAGGTCTCAAGGCGCCGGACAAGCCGGTGGGCTCGTTCCTGTTCGCCGGCCCGACCGGCGTCGGCAAGACCGAGGCGGCTCGCCAGCTGTCCAAGGCCCTGGGTGTCGAGCTGGTGCGCTTCGACATGTCTGAGTACATGGAGCGGCATACCGTTTCTCGCCTGATTGGCGCGCCTCCTGGTTATGTCGGTTTCGATCAGGGCGGCTTGCTCACCGAGGCAATCACCAAGCAGCCGCATTGTGTGCTGCTGCTCGACGAAATCGAGAAGGCGCATCCGGAAGTCTTCAACCTGCTGCTGCAGGTGATGGATCACGGCACCCTGACCGACAACAATGGGCGCAAAGCGGATTTCCGCAATGTCATCCTGATCATGACCACCAACGCCGGTGCAGAGACAGCCGCGCGTGCGTCGATTGGCTTCACGTATCAGGATCACTCTTCCGACGCCATGGAAGTCATCAAGAAGAGCTTCACGCCGGAGTTCCGCAACCGCCTGGACACCATCATCCAGTTCGGCCGCCTCAGCCACGAAACGATCAAGAGCATCGTCGACAAGTTTCTCATCGAGCTGCAGGCGCAGCTCGAGGACAAACGCGTCATGCTCGAAGTCAGCAACGCTGCGCGTGACTGGCTGGCGGAGCAGGGCTATGACGTGCAGATGGGAGCACGACCGATGTCACGCTTGATTCAGGATCGAATCAAACGCCCATTGGCCGAAGAAATTCTCTTTGGTGAGTTGGCTGAGCATGGTGGCACGGTCCACGTGGATCTCGACAATGGCGAACTGACGTTCGATTACGAGACAACTGCGGAAATGGCCTAA
- the infA gene encoding translation initiation factor IF-1, whose translation MSKEDSFEMEGTVVDTLPNTMFRVELENGHVVTAHISGKMRKNYIRILTGDKVRVELTPYDLSKGRITYRAR comes from the coding sequence ATGTCGAAAGAAGACAGCTTCGAAATGGAAGGCACTGTCGTCGACACCCTGCCCAACACCATGTTTCGTGTGGAGTTGGAAAATGGGCACGTCGTTACCGCGCATATCTCCGGAAAGATGCGCAAAAATTACATCCGCATTCTGACTGGTGACAAGGTGCGCGTAGAGCTGACGCCTTACGACCTGAGCAAGGGTCGTATCACCTACCGCGCCCGCTAA
- a CDS encoding arginyltransferase codes for MTELARLKFYATQPHPCSYLSEEQATTLFLDPSQPMDVHVYAELSELGFRRSGDHLYRPHCQRCTACVPARIPVAQFTANRQQRRIIKRNESVQVRAVRPVFSEEYYDLYVRYIEQRHADGDMYPPSREQFSTFLIRDLPFARFYEFRDDGRLLAIAVTDVLPNGLSAVYTFYDPDEERRSLGRFAILWQIGEAHRLDLQAVYLGYWIKNCRKMNYKTQYRPIELFVNQHWVTLT; via the coding sequence ATGACCGAGCTGGCTCGCCTGAAGTTCTACGCCACCCAACCGCATCCCTGCAGCTACCTGTCCGAAGAACAGGCCACCACCCTGTTTCTCGATCCCAGTCAGCCAATGGACGTGCACGTTTACGCCGAGCTTTCCGAGCTTGGCTTCCGGCGTAGCGGCGATCACCTTTACCGCCCTCACTGCCAGCGCTGCACCGCCTGCGTGCCCGCGCGGATTCCGGTTGCCCAGTTCACGGCCAATCGACAGCAGCGGCGAATCATCAAGCGCAACGAGTCGGTTCAAGTTCGCGCGGTCAGGCCGGTATTCAGCGAAGAGTACTACGACCTCTATGTGCGCTATATCGAGCAGCGCCACGCCGATGGCGATATGTACCCGCCCAGCCGCGAACAGTTCTCCACTTTCTTGATACGCGACCTGCCCTTCGCGCGCTTTTACGAGTTTCGAGACGATGGCCGACTGCTGGCCATTGCCGTGACAGACGTATTGCCCAATGGGCTTTCAGCGGTCTACACCTTCTACGACCCTGACGAAGAACGGCGCAGCCTCGGCCGCTTCGCGATCCTCTGGCAGATAGGCGAGGCTCATCGACTGGATCTCCAGGCCGTCTACCTGGGTTATTGGATCAAGAATTGCCGAAAGATGAATTACAAGACGCAATACCGCCCCATCGAGCTGTTCGTCAATCAACATTGGGTCACCCTCACCTGA
- the aat gene encoding leucyl/phenylalanyl-tRNA--protein transferase, with amino-acid sequence MLTWLQRDSLIFPPLDKALREPNGLLAAGGDLRAERLIAAYRHGCFPWYQDGQPLLWWSPDPRTVLFPDEVHVSRSLRKVIRQGYYRVTFDQAFADVIQACAAPRDYADGTWITTPMQQAYIELHGRGLAHSVEVWQDEQLVGGLYGLAMGKLFFGESMFSRADNASKVGFITLIEHLNAWGFELVDCQMPTQHLNSLGARAITRTVFADYLQRFLDQPSTAT; translated from the coding sequence ATGCTCACCTGGTTGCAACGCGACTCTCTGATCTTCCCACCCCTCGACAAGGCTCTGCGCGAGCCCAACGGGCTGCTGGCAGCTGGCGGCGATCTACGCGCTGAGCGGCTGATCGCCGCTTACCGGCACGGCTGCTTTCCCTGGTATCAGGATGGCCAGCCTTTGCTGTGGTGGTCACCTGATCCGCGCACCGTACTGTTTCCCGACGAAGTGCATGTCTCGCGCAGCCTGCGCAAGGTAATCCGTCAGGGGTATTACCGGGTCACCTTCGATCAGGCCTTCGCGGACGTCATCCAGGCCTGTGCTGCGCCGCGCGACTACGCAGACGGCACCTGGATCACCACACCCATGCAGCAGGCCTACATCGAGCTGCACGGGCGCGGCCTGGCCCATAGCGTGGAGGTCTGGCAAGACGAACAACTGGTCGGCGGGCTATACGGTCTGGCCATGGGCAAACTGTTCTTTGGTGAGTCGATGTTCAGTCGGGCCGACAATGCCTCCAAGGTGGGTTTCATAACGCTAATCGAGCACCTCAACGCCTGGGGGTTCGAGTTGGTCGACTGCCAGATGCCAACCCAGCATCTTAACAGCCTCGGCGCACGCGCCATTACCAGAACCGTATTCGCTGACTACCTGCAGCGTTTCCTGGATCAGCCCAGCACCGCCACTTGA